One Callithrix jacchus isolate 240 chromosome 4, calJac240_pri, whole genome shotgun sequence genomic window, GAACTGGTTGGTATGGCTGAGGCTCTGCTTAAGGGTGGAGGAACCATGTCTACATCTGCATCCACCCTCTGGAGAGCAACAAACAACTTCTCACCAGATTCATTTGCTTCAACGTGTAGTAATTCTAATTCGAATTCCAGTTCACCAGTTTCCTTAAAGCCTGAGGAAGAGCATCAGGCTGATGAGAAACAGGTGAGTTGCGATACTTGCCTTATTGTTCTTTGGaatatgattaaataaaaaattaaataggggTAGAAAATGATCATTGTTTTATCAGATAACTATTGGATGAAATGATTTTGTGCAATAAGAGTATTAAAATTCTTAAGTACCACAAAGAAGAGGCATAAGATGCTTGAACAAGCCTGGTGAAAGGGAGGGCTTGACTTTGGAGGAGCAAGAAGGTCTTCTCTGAGGAAGTCAAGATCGGTCTGAGAACCAAAGGCATCAAACTGTTGTCTTTTTATAGTAAAAACTAATTATTTGTGAAACAAATACCCAGTTTAGAAAACTAAAGGCAAATTAGGGACAAAGATAAAgttattaaactttaaaattcttaaacCAGTGACAGAAGGACACCTGTGCATTCAgggttatatattttatatcattgacAGGTAAATTTCAGCCTCAGCATGCTGGCTGAAcatatttctttctctacttttctaCTTAATCAAGACACAAAAGCTAAAAAGACAAGGTTTGTTATAATCAGGTAGCCTTAGAAAGTATATCATCAAAAATAGTAAGTGTTAACTAACAATCTAACACTGAAAATATTTGAATCTTAGTGTATCAGTTAcctattgctatgtaacaaattatcacaaatttcaTGATTTCAAATGAcccaaatttattatcttagagTTCTATAGATCGGAATTCTGGTACAGGTCTCACTAGACTAAAGTCAAGGTGTTAGCAGGTGCATTTCTTTCTGGAAGCTCTAGGATCTGTTTCCTCCTCATCCAGGCTCTAGTAGAATTCAGTTTCTTGTAGTTGTAAAACTGAGTTTCCCATTTGCTTGCTGGGTGTAAACTGAAAGCCATTCCCACTTCTAGAGGCAATCACATCCCTTGGTTCACAGCCCACTTCtgccatcttcaaagccagcaacagctCTCACACTTCAGATCTTTCCTGCTTCTTCCGTTTTTTCTGATCTACCCTTCTGTTTCCTTCTGCTTTTAAGAACTCATGTGATTAGATTGAGCCcacctagataatccaggataatctcccatcTCAGGGTACTTAACTTTAATCACATCTACAGAACTGTTTTTGCCCTGTGAGGCAACCTGTTACAGGTTTCAGGAATTAGGATGTGACCCTTCAGAGAGCCATTATTCTGCCTTCTACATTTATGATGAAGCACTTAAATGGGACTAAGCCTGAAAGGACCAAATCCAGTTTACgtgacaatttttgttttcagcattAAAGGCTCACATCTGTACTGAATGTGACAAGAATTTGTATACACCCTGGAACAAATGCCTCATAAATAGTGAAGAGTATCACAAAGATAACATTTAACTCTAATCCCTGACATGTAAactatatattaaattaaaatgtaaaatatatattaaaatatatataatacattaccTTTAAAAATGTTGACATTGTTTTATGCCTTAACTCAATCAGTAATGTATTTTTCCATATGGCATTATCTCTTTCCAACTTCAgctctttcttatctttttagTTCCAGATTGAAAAATGGCAGATTGCCCGTTGTAATAAGAGCAAGCCTCAGAAGTTTATTAATGATTTAATGCAAGTACTTTACACAAATGAATACATGGCCACTCACAGCCTGACAGGGGCAAAATCCTCTACTTCAAGGGACAAAGCCGTAAAACCAGCTATGAATCAGAACGAAGTTCAAGAAATTATAGGTGATACTATGATTACATTACATtgtcatatgaattttaaaccaTGTTACTACTCAAGGTCAAGATAGCCTTTCATGGTCCTTTTTTCTAGGAACGAAAAAATCTCAGGATAGTCTAAAGCTCTTGTTAAATGTggaaaattttatagaaaaacttTACACTAAAAAtggttattaaaataaaactaagtttTATATCACCAAAAAGTTTGAATTCATACAATTTATAGCTTTGGAAAGGTAAATTTTCACAATCTTTTAAAGTAAAGTTTCAATAACAATTTCTATGTTGcttttgttatatttcttttcttttattctagaaAGATAAAGGCTAATTTGACTATCCTATTTATAGTTTTTAAGTTAATGAATCTCCTTAAATATAATATAGATtatccaattaatttttttacaacATCCAACAAATATAGATTCTCTGAATCCCAGTCTTATATATGTCATTTCTTAGTTGGAAAAAGATCAATCAGAGTTTAGTTGTTTCAACTAATGCTGGAAATGGATCAAAATACATTCCTCACATTTTAGAGCAGGAAGACTTAGAGTTTAAACCAAGTAGGAGGCTTAGAAGTAATTGCTACCATAGAATGTCAGTCGATAATATAGACCTTCTGATAGCCCCTGCTTTACTTAGAAAAACCTGCCTATATACTCATCTGTTTAAATATCTCATGGGATGGGTGATTGGGCTGcttttgtaaaatggaaacaaaattataatgtaaaatactTGATGTTTTACCTCAGTTCATACCCTAAGATGTAAAGGACTCATCAAGTTTCTTGTGTGTTACTGTTGGTTTTTTACAGGAGTAACAAAACAATTATTTCCCAATACGGATGATGTTTCAATCAGGAGAATGATAGGGCAAAAGCTAAATAACTGTACCAAGAAGCCAAATTTAAGCAAAAATCTTAATTCTCAGGATATTAAATAGATCCTTTTGGTAAGTCTTTTAAATCTTCATTGCTTTCAGTGTGGCAAGAAAATGTTGTAATACTTTTATCTGTGGAATAGCATTTTCCAATTACTCTACTAGAAGATACTAGTGACCTGTGAAAGGCTAAGACGTATTCCTGGTGGCAAAATCGGGGAACTGGGAGCGGGGCTTAAATTTGGAAAACGCTAggttcagtttttctttctcagaaccTC contains:
- the BEND6 gene encoding BEN domain-containing protein 6, producing the protein MQKILQTDEITNTQAFRKGKRKRTETMDSENGNSDMDKGQRDPYSGNAFLPGESSSEDEEPLAELSKEELCTKIKSLKEKLTNTRKENSRLRQSLVMLQVLPQAVTQFEELVGMAEALLKGGGTMSTSASTLWRATNNFSPDSFASTCSNSNSNSSSPVSLKPEEEHQADEKQFQIEKWQIARCNKSKPQKFINDLMQVLYTNEYMATHSLTGAKSSTSRDKAVKPAMNQNEVQEIIGVTKQLFPNTDDVSIRRMIGQKLNNCTKKPNLSKNLNSQDIK